A section of the Lynx canadensis isolate LIC74 chromosome A1, mLynCan4.pri.v2, whole genome shotgun sequence genome encodes:
- the EIF4EBP3 gene encoding eukaryotic translation initiation factor 4E-binding protein 3, which yields MSTSTSCPIPGGRDRLPDCYSTTPGGTLYATTPGGTRIIYDRKFLLECKNSPIARTPPCCLPQIPGVTTPPTAPPSKLEELKEQKETEEEIPDDAQFEMDI from the exons ATGTCCACATCCACGAGCTGCCCGATTCCCGGGGGCAGGGACCGGCTGCCCGACTGCTACAGCACCACGCCTGGGGGCACGCTATACGCCACTACCCCAGGAG GCACCAGGATCATCTACGACCGAAAGTTCCTGCTGGAGTGCAAGAACTCACCCATTGCCCGGACAcccccctgctgcctccctcagATTCCCGGGGTCACAACTCCTCCAACAGCCCCACCCTCCAAGCTGGAGGAGctgaaggagcagaaggagacagaggaagagatacCCG aTGACGCACAATTTGAAATGGACATCTGA